From a region of the Nitrospirae bacterium YQR-1 genome:
- the rplV gene encoding 50S ribosomal protein L22 has translation MESKALLRYARITPQKARRVVRLIAGKRAGEAMTMLEYMPYRGAVLIKKLLKSAMANAEQRDVAEPDNMKLRRIYVDEGPMMRRIMPRAMGRANVIKKKTSHITVVLSE, from the coding sequence ATGGAATCGAAAGCACTTTTAAGGTATGCACGAATAACACCGCAGAAGGCAAGACGTGTAGTAAGGCTTATAGCCGGCAAGAGGGCCGGAGAGGCTATGACGATGTTGGAGTATATGCCCTACAGGGGGGCGGTACTTATAAAGAAGTTGCTAAAGTCTGCTATGGCAAATGCTGAGCAGCGTGATGTTGCCGAGCCGGACAATATGAAGCTACGGCGGATTTATGTTGATGAGGGTCCGATGATGAGGCGAATTATGCCCAGGGCAATGGGCAGGGCAAATGTAATCAAGAAAAAAACGAGCCACATAACAGTGGTTCTATCAGAGTAA
- the rpsS gene encoding 30S ribosomal protein S19, with amino-acid sequence MPRSVKKGPFVEEKLLLKVTRMHESGDKKIVKTWSRRSTVVPEFIGYTFAVYNGKKFIPVYVTENMIGHKLGEFSPTRTFKGHSGSDKSAKTSKSTSVKGK; translated from the coding sequence ATGCCCAGGTCGGTAAAAAAAGGTCCGTTTGTAGAGGAAAAGTTGTTACTTAAGGTGACAAGAATGCACGAAAGCGGCGATAAAAAGATAGTTAAAACATGGTCAAGGCGGTCAACCGTAGTACCTGAGTTTATCGGTTACACGTTTGCAGTCTATAACGGCAAGAAGTTCATACCGGTATATGTAACGGAGAATATGATAGGCCATAAGCTTGGCGAATTCTCTCCTACACGGACTTTTAAGGGACATTCCGGCTCGGATAAATCCGCAAAAACCTCGAAATCTACATCGGTAAAGGGTAAATAA
- the rplB gene encoding 50S ribosomal protein L2 has product MGVRRYKPTSPGRRFQTVSDFDNVTAEKPYKPLTEPVKKTGGRNNTGRVTAWHRGGGTKRQYRIIDFKRDKAGVPAKVETIEYDPNRTARIALLKYRDGERRYIILPMGLNVNDDVISGPEAEIKPGNALKLKDIPIGTVIHNVELKPGQGGKLVRGAGGSAQLVAKDKGYAQVKLTSGEVRLIPMDCMATIGQVGNAEHENISIGKAGRNRLKGKRPTVRGVAMNPIDHPLGGGEGKSSGGRPPCTPWGTPEGIKTRKNKRTDKYVVRRRK; this is encoded by the coding sequence ACCTGGCAGACGGTTCCAGACGGTTTCCGACTTTGACAATGTAACCGCGGAAAAACCCTATAAACCTCTGACTGAACCTGTAAAAAAGACAGGCGGCAGAAATAATACCGGCCGTGTGACAGCGTGGCACAGAGGCGGCGGTACAAAGAGACAGTACAGAATAATTGATTTTAAGAGAGATAAGGCAGGGGTGCCGGCAAAGGTGGAGACCATAGAGTACGATCCTAACAGAACGGCGAGAATTGCCCTTTTAAAGTACAGAGACGGTGAAAGACGCTATATAATTCTGCCGATGGGATTAAATGTCAATGATGATGTCATAAGCGGCCCTGAGGCTGAAATAAAGCCGGGCAATGCCCTGAAGCTTAAAGACATACCTATAGGGACGGTAATTCATAATGTGGAGTTGAAGCCGGGCCAGGGCGGCAAGCTGGTAAGGGGAGCAGGCGGTTCAGCTCAGCTGGTGGCAAAAGACAAAGGATATGCACAGGTGAAATTAACCTCCGGAGAGGTAAGGTTAATCCCTATGGACTGTATGGCAACGATAGGGCAGGTTGGAAATGCCGAGCATGAGAATATATCAATAGGCAAGGCGGGAAGAAACAGGCTTAAGGGTAAGAGGCCAACAGTCAGAGGTGTTGCCATGAATCCGATAGATCACCCCCTTGGCGGTGGTGAGGGTAAGAGTTCCGGCGGCAGGCCGCCGTGTACGCCGTGGGGGACGCCTGAGGGAATTAAAACCAGAAAAAACAAGCGCACTGACAAGTATGTTGTCAGGAGAAGGAAATAA